A window of the Corallococcus exiguus genome harbors these coding sequences:
- a CDS encoding SDR family NAD(P)-dependent oxidoreductase — protein MTSSLKPTAVVVGVGAEQGLGAALCRKFASEGHHVLVAGRTREKLDRVVAGLTASGGSGEAVVSDATREEDVARLFDRALAPGAGFAPVDLVVFNAGNNRQVPFRDLDAATFEDFWRVGCFGGFLVGREAARRLVPLGRGTVIFTGASASLRGRAGFTHFAAAKAGLRMISQGMAREFGPQGLHVAHVLIDGGIDGERLHTLAPERVKALGEDGLLHIDAIAETYWQLHRQHRSAWTQEVDLRPFKESF, from the coding sequence ATGACCTCCTCCCTCAAGCCCACCGCGGTCGTGGTGGGCGTTGGCGCTGAACAGGGCCTGGGCGCGGCCCTGTGCCGGAAGTTCGCCTCGGAAGGCCACCACGTGCTCGTCGCGGGGCGCACGCGGGAGAAGTTGGACCGGGTGGTCGCGGGGCTCACGGCCTCCGGTGGCAGTGGCGAGGCGGTGGTCTCGGACGCGACGCGGGAGGAGGACGTCGCGCGGCTGTTCGACCGGGCCCTGGCTCCGGGAGCGGGCTTCGCCCCCGTGGACCTGGTCGTGTTCAACGCCGGCAACAACCGGCAGGTCCCCTTCCGCGACCTGGACGCCGCGACGTTCGAGGACTTCTGGCGGGTGGGCTGTTTCGGCGGGTTCCTCGTTGGACGCGAGGCGGCCCGGCGGCTGGTGCCCCTGGGCCGGGGCACCGTCATCTTCACCGGCGCATCCGCCAGCCTTCGAGGCCGCGCGGGCTTCACGCACTTCGCCGCCGCGAAGGCGGGCCTGCGGATGATCTCCCAAGGCATGGCGCGCGAGTTCGGTCCGCAGGGCCTGCACGTGGCCCACGTGCTCATCGACGGCGGCATCGATGGTGAACGCCTGCACACGCTGGCCCCTGAGCGGGTGAAGGCGCTGGGCGAGGACGGGCTGCTCCACATCGACGCCATCGCGGAGACGTACTGGCAGCTGCACCGGCAGCACCGTTCCGCGTGGACCCAGGAAGTGGACCTGCGGCCATTCAAGGAGTCGTTCTAG
- a CDS encoding SDR family NAD(P)-dependent oxidoreductase: MRLKGKTALITGGNSGIGLATARLFVAEGARVAITGRNRETLDAAVKELGANVLAVQADATDPAALEHAVAATVERFGGLDIVFANAGVSAQTPVGKTSQEAFTSVLQTNVTGVFFTVQAAAAHLKPGASVILTSSVHSELGMPGYSAYAASKGALKAMGSVLAAELAPKGIRVNVVSPGATNTPIWEKNAPTPEAFAKMERGMSATIPMGRMGRPEEIARTVLFLASDDASYVSGQDLFVDGGVNGAALGAPLFRTSERV, from the coding sequence ATGCGGCTCAAGGGAAAGACGGCGCTGATCACGGGCGGTAACAGTGGCATCGGGCTGGCGACGGCGCGGCTGTTCGTGGCGGAGGGGGCGCGGGTGGCCATCACCGGGCGCAACCGGGAGACGCTGGACGCGGCGGTGAAGGAGCTGGGCGCGAACGTGCTGGCGGTGCAGGCGGACGCCACGGATCCGGCTGCCCTGGAGCATGCGGTGGCGGCGACGGTGGAGCGCTTTGGCGGGCTGGACATCGTGTTCGCCAACGCGGGTGTCTCGGCGCAGACGCCCGTGGGCAAGACGTCGCAGGAAGCGTTCACGTCCGTGCTCCAGACCAACGTCACCGGCGTGTTCTTCACGGTGCAGGCCGCGGCGGCGCACCTGAAGCCCGGAGCGTCGGTCATCCTCACCAGCTCGGTGCACAGCGAGCTGGGGATGCCCGGGTACTCCGCCTATGCCGCGAGCAAGGGCGCGCTGAAGGCGATGGGAAGCGTGCTGGCGGCGGAGCTCGCCCCCAAGGGCATCCGCGTCAACGTCGTGTCTCCTGGCGCGACGAACACGCCCATCTGGGAGAAGAACGCGCCCACGCCGGAGGCCTTCGCGAAGATGGAGCGCGGCATGTCCGCCACCATTCCCATGGGGCGCATGGGCAGGCCGGAGGAGATCGCGCGGACGGTGCTCTTCCTCGCATCCGACGATGCGTCCTACGTGAGCGGGCAGGATCTGTTCGTTGACGGTGGCGTCAACGGCGCCGCGCTGGGTGCGCCCTTGTTCCGCACGTCCGAGCGGGTCTGA
- a CDS encoding winged helix-turn-helix transcriptional regulator, producing MKRTSMEGAVCPVARSLDVIGDWWSLLIVRDAQYGLRRFGEFQKSLGVAKNILAQRLKHLVDHGILETQPASDGSAWQEYVLTEKGRSLFPILVALGQWGQQHCFEAGEPRTRVLDKAHGQPVKPLEVRAADGRVLTVQDVRLDRPATQG from the coding sequence GTGAAGCGGACGAGCATGGAAGGGGCGGTGTGCCCGGTGGCCCGGTCCCTGGACGTCATCGGGGACTGGTGGTCGCTGCTCATCGTGCGCGATGCGCAGTACGGCCTGCGCCGCTTCGGCGAGTTCCAGAAGAGCCTGGGCGTGGCGAAGAACATCCTGGCCCAGCGACTGAAGCACCTGGTGGACCACGGCATCCTCGAAACCCAGCCGGCGTCCGACGGCAGCGCCTGGCAGGAGTACGTGCTGACGGAGAAGGGGCGGAGCCTCTTTCCCATCCTGGTCGCGCTGGGTCAGTGGGGGCAGCAGCACTGCTTCGAGGCGGGAGAGCCCCGGACGCGAGTGCTCGACAAGGCGCACGGGCAGCCGGTGAAGCCGCTGGAGGTTCGCGCCGCGGACGGCAGGGTGCTGACGGTCCAGGACGTGCGCCTGGATCGGCCGGCCACACAAGGCTAG
- a CDS encoding DUF692 domain-containing protein — MTRPASDSWSLPWMGLGLSSNLSASDVPHPYRLLDASPGLFDFVEYSAPIALEEARAQATLFPEMWRRRSDVPVLFHPVHLNLWGPELEPASALAELDAHARAVGSPWVGNDVGWWHAGGQPFPGYLYVTPPFNDAGVRDSAAHALHIQAGLSVPLVIENPAVLATRGGLHALDFMAKLHARTGLPLLLDLGHLFSHQLSAGLPLRTGLDGFPLDQVVEIHIAGGVVTRRGGRTFYVDDHTQPVREELFELLAEVLPRCPRLRAVTFEGDGHPPEVALASLRRLRALVPKESRASIDIPAAREPVPALTGDSRPLALFDAGHGVTPATEDEDPEGTRADRDFRLAVVAEQLDKDWPLTRLLLAAAPEGLESFTRSREYRGLFDGLGKSLSHAFASWARKRVMAAPSDGVAAALSLEMMLPHAFLQAPPAPAPGQVALAEDVRLGSFPADLTELVFAIRALRRHLTGRAWACGALEVSGLEALAQVAARPGPGPWRFAIRRKAIGFEVLTLPPEVAAGLQGLADGPLPVEALPRWLLAEGQARGLLRRA; from the coding sequence ATGACGCGCCCTGCATCGGATTCGTGGTCACTGCCCTGGATGGGGCTGGGGCTGAGCAGCAACCTGAGCGCCTCGGACGTGCCGCATCCGTACCGGTTGCTTGACGCCTCGCCCGGTCTCTTCGACTTCGTGGAGTACAGCGCGCCCATCGCGCTGGAGGAGGCGAGGGCCCAGGCCACGCTCTTCCCGGAGATGTGGCGCCGCCGCTCGGACGTGCCGGTCCTCTTCCATCCGGTGCACCTGAACCTGTGGGGCCCGGAGCTGGAGCCCGCGTCGGCGCTCGCGGAGCTGGACGCGCACGCGCGCGCGGTGGGCAGTCCGTGGGTGGGCAACGACGTGGGCTGGTGGCACGCGGGCGGCCAGCCCTTCCCGGGCTACCTCTACGTCACGCCGCCGTTCAACGACGCGGGCGTGCGGGACAGCGCGGCGCACGCGCTCCACATCCAGGCGGGCTTGAGCGTCCCGCTGGTGATTGAAAACCCCGCCGTGCTCGCCACGCGCGGCGGACTGCACGCGCTGGACTTCATGGCGAAGCTGCACGCGCGCACGGGCCTGCCGCTGCTCCTGGACCTGGGCCACCTCTTCAGCCACCAGCTGTCCGCGGGCCTCCCCCTGCGCACGGGGCTGGATGGCTTCCCGTTGGATCAGGTCGTGGAGATCCACATCGCCGGCGGAGTGGTGACGCGCAGGGGAGGGCGGACCTTCTACGTGGATGACCACACGCAGCCCGTGCGCGAGGAGCTGTTCGAACTGCTGGCGGAGGTGCTCCCGCGCTGCCCGCGCCTGCGCGCCGTCACCTTCGAGGGCGACGGCCATCCGCCAGAGGTGGCGCTCGCGTCACTGCGGCGGCTGCGCGCGCTCGTCCCGAAGGAGTCCCGCGCTTCCATCGACATCCCCGCGGCGCGCGAGCCCGTGCCCGCCCTCACTGGGGACAGCCGCCCGTTGGCGCTGTTCGACGCGGGCCACGGCGTCACGCCGGCCACGGAGGACGAGGACCCCGAGGGCACGCGCGCGGACCGGGACTTCCGCCTGGCGGTGGTGGCGGAGCAGCTGGACAAGGACTGGCCCCTCACGCGCCTGCTGCTCGCGGCGGCGCCCGAGGGGCTGGAGTCCTTCACCCGCTCGCGCGAGTACCGAGGCCTCTTCGATGGGCTGGGCAAGTCCCTGTCCCACGCGTTCGCGTCCTGGGCGCGCAAGCGCGTGATGGCCGCACCGTCGGACGGCGTGGCCGCCGCGCTGTCGCTGGAGATGATGCTGCCGCACGCCTTCCTCCAGGCGCCGCCGGCTCCAGCCCCGGGCCAGGTGGCGCTGGCCGAGGACGTCCGCCTGGGTTCCTTCCCCGCCGACCTGACGGAGCTGGTGTTCGCCATACGGGCGTTGCGGCGGCATCTCACCGGCCGTGCGTGGGCCTGCGGGGCGCTGGAGGTGTCCGGCCTGGAGGCGCTGGCGCAGGTGGCGGCCCGGCCGGGTCCGGGCCCGTGGCGCTTCGCCATCCGCCGCAAGGCCATCGGCTTCGAGGTCCTGACGCTGCCCCCGGAGGTAGCCGCGGGGCTCCAGGGGCTCGCGGATGGGCCGCTTCCGGTGGAGGCCCTGCCCAGATGGCTGCTCGCGGAAGGGCAGGCACGCGGGCTCTTGCGGCGGGCATAA
- the udk gene encoding uridine kinase yields the protein MSSPLVVGIAGGTASGKTTVARKVREALADCRVAFIDQDSYYRDLKDMSLVDRREVNFDHPDAFDTELLVSHLRALKQGQAIQKPVYDFVTSGRQPHTHRVDPGDIVLIEGILVLHMKEVRDEMDVKIYVDADDDLRILRRLTRDIKDRGRDFDHVVGQYLRHVRPMHMGFVEPSKHHADIIIPHGGNNDIAIGMLVGALRARLASQHQSQR from the coding sequence ATGTCGTCACCCCTCGTCGTTGGCATCGCGGGCGGCACCGCGTCCGGCAAGACCACGGTGGCCCGCAAGGTGCGCGAGGCTCTCGCCGACTGCCGGGTCGCCTTCATTGATCAGGATTCGTACTACCGGGACCTGAAGGACATGTCCCTGGTGGACCGGCGGGAGGTGAACTTCGACCATCCCGACGCGTTCGACACGGAGCTGCTGGTCAGTCACCTGCGTGCGCTCAAGCAGGGCCAGGCCATCCAGAAGCCCGTCTACGACTTCGTTACGTCCGGCCGTCAGCCGCACACGCACCGCGTGGACCCCGGGGACATCGTCCTCATCGAGGGCATCCTCGTGCTGCACATGAAGGAAGTGCGCGACGAGATGGACGTGAAGATCTACGTCGACGCGGACGACGACCTGCGCATCCTTCGCCGCCTCACCCGCGACATCAAGGACCGCGGCCGCGACTTCGACCACGTGGTGGGCCAGTACCTGCGCCACGTGCGCCCCATGCACATGGGCTTCGTGGAGCCGTCCAAGCACCACGCGGACATCATCATCCCGCACGGAGGCAACAACGACATCGCCATCGGGATGCTCGTGGGCGCGCTCCGAGCCCGGCTCGCCTCGCAGCACCAGTCGCAGCGCTAG